In a single window of the Pocillopora verrucosa isolate sample1 chromosome 4, ASM3666991v2, whole genome shotgun sequence genome:
- the LOC131779564 gene encoding uncharacterized protein, translating to MARFTNSYRVVFPLGQVFSLIVKRQVYGGKEARKGEEWARVLDHNRLKTIGDGTFKQFISLERCSLRNNNLTSVPDLKRLTFSGKVNLENNQITDVTKIVTSGIQIVFELYLRNNKIEYLPPNIFQNTIVVANLDLSFNNLQSLPDNVFDKLKKLDILMLSFNNITSINKRTFSGLSNLNTLMLIKNNLAFIAKDVFDETPLLKSLFLHSNAIKTIESKSFDRLVLRQLTIFDNPLPLLPDGIFDKMTNNTKVSLTCKNLLQLPRGRYMATIECAPSTSLHVTLSGEQSTFRAGWKRSGFECRDCDSHHVPTFPYRSSSCADYSLCSVGNYTSETGCVECPAGGFYQDEMGQVDCKRCSNGTFVSALHSPGTKATDCVACPYGTLSNETAGYRACRCLQSFYRLDRFGPCSTCPPYGFVCENDTAILAPNYFWKWSNQSEKERFKGFVNNIHSYGSDYNKSFSTFNTSLPKPLKCPHAKSCKGGIDSECHQGYQGNLCATCSNGFYFRFHSCLKCPHLTVTIISSILVIVLFVAVFLIVLWGDSKRAENNRTVADVVMSCFKIVIGFYQVIAGIFSALAKVQWPITLISVEKFLKVFEGNIFQFAPLSCIDSSLRLDQLGKFTLIVALNVLLVGSLFLYLSLKKRYIMNKKDLSESQKRTQVESLKKSCYRNIFLLLLTTYPTTSKSIIQILPLPGACVETCFADDKNDCIFLLRADYSIKCFTPRHSLYWLMASLLAIYPVGFPVLALFLTYKYRESREDKAIAFGLRVFFENYKKKFWFWEVTEMYRKLILISLIFLFGSKSLPQISLTVLTVSVFGVLYTLFRPIKEKFEDRLQTFVLWVIFFDVCLGAVYTKWDENQEEGKNESVFVNILFVVLNASVLMLAIGKGIVHMKLFKKYVFFCPMRCCSFLRQKVAHLKNKAVTRTGTSDELLSSNEDSD from the exons ATGGCGCGGTTTACAAACAGCTACCGCGTTGTATTTCCTCTGGGTCAAGTATTCTCACTGATCGTCAAGCGTCAAGTTTATGGGGGAAAGGAGGCTAGGAAGGGGGAGGAGTGGGCAAG GGTCCTTGATCATAACAGACTGAAGACGATAGGTGATGGAACTTTCAAGCAATTTATCTCTCTCGAAAGATG TTCGTTGAGGAATAACAACCTGACATCCGTTCCAGATTTGAAGCGTCTCACATTTTCCGGAAAAGT aaacttaGAAAATAACCAGATCACAGATGTAACGAAAATCGTAACATCAGGAATTCAAATAGTTTTTGAACT ATATCTGCGTAACAATAAGATCGAGTACCTACCACCAAACATCTTTCAGAATACTATTGTAGTAGCAAACCT TGATTTGTCGTTCAACAATCTGCAGTCATTACCAGATAACGTATTTGATAAGCTCAAAAAATTAGATATTCT GATGCTTAGCTTCAACAACATCACTTCCATTAATAAACGCACCTTTAGTGGACTTTCCAATTTGAACACACT AATGCTTATCAAAAACAATCTGGCATTTATTGCCAAAGACGTTTTTGATGAAACTCCCCTTCTCAAGTCACT atTTCTTCACAGCAATGCAATTAAAACCATTGAAAGCAAAAGCTTCGACAGACTTGTTCTGAGGCAGCT AACCATTTTTGACAATCCTTTACCACTGTTGCCAGATGGAATTTTCGACAAAATGACAAACAATACGAAGGT ATCATTGACGTGTAAAAATCTTCTTCAACTGCCTCGAGGAAGATATATGGCGACAAT AGAATGTGCTCCTTCGACTTCGCTGCATGTTACTTTATCTGGAGAACAAAGCACCTTCCGAGCTGGCTGGAAACGCTCAGGCTTTGAATGCCGTGATTGTGACTCACACCATGTACCTACTTTTCCGTACAGAAGCTCCAGTTGCGCTGATTACAGTCTCTGTTCCGTTGGTAACTATACCAGTGAAACAGGCTGTGTCGAGTGTCCTGCAG GTGGTTTTTATCAGGATGAAATGGGACAAGTTGATTGTAAAAGATGCAGTAATGGTACATTTGTTTCTGCACTGCATAGTCCTGGGACCAAAGCGACCGATTGCGTGGCATGTCCTTACG GCACGCTTTCGAACGAGACTGCTGGATATCGTGCATGCAGATGTCTTCAAAGCTTTTATCGGTTGGATCGTTTTGGCCCGTGCTCAACATGTCCACCATACGGCTTTGTTTGTGAGAACGATACAGCAATACTTGCTCCTAACTACTTCTGGAAATGGTCCAATCAGTCTGAAAAAGAGCGTTTCAAAGGTTTTGTTAACAATATCCATTCTTATGGATCAGACTACAACAAGTCCTTTTCAACGTTCAATACTTCACTTCCGAAGCCACTCAAATGTCCCCATGCCAAGTCCTGCAAGGGTGGAATCGACTCAGAATGCCATCAAGGATATCAAGGGAATTTGTGTGCAACCTGTTCTAACGGCTTTTATTTCCGCTTCCACTCATGTTTGAAATGTCCTCACCTAACTGTAACAATAATCTCGTCTATCTTGGTGattgttctttttgttgctgtgtttctAATAGTTCTTTGGGGTGACTCCAAACGTGCAGAGAATAACCGAACAGTTGCAGATGTCGTCATGTCGTGCTTCaagattgtgattggtttttatcaAGTCATTGCTGGTATTTTCTCAGCATTGGCGAAAGTCCAGTGGCCGATCACTTTGATTTCAGTGGAGAAATTTCTAAAAGTATTTGAAGGGAACATTTTTCAGTTTGCTCCACTAAGCTGCATTGATTCTTCTTTGCGTTTAGATCAGCTTGGAAAGTTCACATTGATCGTTGCCTTGAATGTCCTACTTGTTGGCTCACTTTTCTTGTATCTATCTCTTAAAAAACGCTACATCATGAACAAGAAGGACCTTAGCGAAAGCCAGAAAAGAACacaagttgaaagtttgaaaaaatcttGCTATCGGAATattttcttgctgttgttgaCGACCTACCCTACGACGAGCAAATCGATTATTCAAATTCTACCTCTTCCCGGTGCGTGTGTAGAAACGTGTTTCGCAGACGACAAGAACGACTGTATCTTCCTACTGAGAGCTGACTACTCCATCAAGTGTTTCACTCCTCGCCACAGCTTGTATTGGCTCATGGCTTCTCTTTTGGCAATATATCCCGTGGGATTTCCAGTTCTAGCTTTGTTTCTCACTTACAAATACCGTGAGTCCCGGGAAGACAAAGCAATTGCTTTCGGACTTCGAGTGTTCTTTGAGAACTATAAGaagaaattttggttttggGAGGTCACAGAGATGTACCGCAAGCTGATATTGATCTCATTGATTTTCCTATTTGGATCCAAAAGCCTCCCTCAAATCAGCCTTACTGTTCTGACGGTCAGCGTCTTTGGAGTGCTCTACACCTTATTCCGACCAATCAAGGAAAAGTTTGAAGACCGCTTACAAACATTTGTCTTGTGGGTCATTTTCTTTGACGTTTGCCTTGGTGCAGTTTATACGAAATGGGATGAGAATCAAGAGGAGGGCAAGAACGAATCTGTGTTTGTGAATATCCTCTTCGTTGTTCTCAACGCCTCTGTACTGATGCTTG
- the LOC131794462 gene encoding uncharacterized protein produces MKCSTNQLRIIALNLLLFVFTRTVAYPPGIEVINVTFCGNYDKTAKIKISPWPFIPTGAIVNLTVIFTPAVDVLDVTIEYEYGLESESKAVIRGTNDHLCESIPDLCNFPAGETQVKTISTKLTELPPFLKTLTVKARNQFFNEEYIMFLCFDAVFKVY; encoded by the exons ATGAAGTGTTCAACCAATCAACTGCGAATCATCGCCTTGAATCTGTTGCTTTTCGTCTTCACTAGGACTGTGGCATATCCCCCGGGGATAGAAGTTATAAATGTGACTTTCTGTG GCAACTACGATAAGACTGcgaaaatcaaaatttctccATGGCCTTTCATCCCTACTGGAGCTATCGTTAATTTAACAGTAATATTCACACCCG CTGTAGATGTCCttgatgtcactattgaatacGAGTATGGGTTAGAATCGGAAAGCAAGGCGGTTATTAGAGGCACGAATGACCATTTATGCGAAAGCATTCCAGACTTGTGCAACTTTCCTGCCGGTG AAACTCAAGTGAAGACTATTTCTACAAAATTAACAGAACTTCCACCATTTTTGAAG ACGCTGACCGTTAAAgcaagaaatcaatttttcaatgaaGAGTATATCATGTTTCTCTGTTTTGATGCGGTGTTCAAAGTGTACTAA